One segment of Cryptosporangium aurantiacum DNA contains the following:
- a CDS encoding MmcQ/YjbR family DNA-binding protein, giving the protein MASIEDVRAIARPLPRSYEVVVRDRVKFRVGKIVYLAFSRDETVLGFAFPREERGALLAARPEVFLPPDRSDERFNWLQLRLAAVELPELEELVLDAWRMVVPKKVATAYLAGR; this is encoded by the coding sequence GTGGCCTCGATCGAGGACGTCCGCGCGATCGCCCGGCCGCTGCCACGGAGTTACGAGGTCGTCGTCCGCGATCGGGTGAAGTTTCGCGTCGGGAAGATCGTCTATCTGGCGTTTTCGCGGGACGAGACCGTGCTCGGGTTCGCGTTCCCTCGTGAAGAGCGCGGAGCGCTCCTCGCGGCACGGCCGGAGGTGTTCCTGCCGCCGGACCGCTCCGACGAGCGGTTCAACTGGCTCCAGCTCAGGCTCGCCGCCGTCGAACTCCCCGAGCTCGAAGAACTGGTGTTGGACGCCTGGCGAATGGTCGTTCCGAAGAAGGTGGCCACCGCTTACCTCGCCGGGCGCTGA
- a CDS encoding anti-sigma factor family protein, whose amino-acid sequence MTMPHGHVDIAGYLFGLLDPIEFRRVEEHLSTCPSCRHEVTVLREIENALDDVPPELFLDGPDPEADLLLQRTLRAAREETASRRSWGRAVLAGAAAVVAIALAVGGGVLLGRSGEPQQVVADPFPSATVAGTRTVSATDPDTGAEMTAQIIPADGWVRVNATLKGIKAGEECRMIVHRKDTGEEIASSWVISQKAASAPGGWPITGNAAIAPEDVDSVEIKTTAGRHLVTVDL is encoded by the coding sequence ATGACGATGCCCCACGGACACGTCGACATCGCCGGGTATCTGTTCGGCCTGCTCGACCCGATCGAGTTCCGCCGCGTCGAGGAGCACCTCTCCACCTGCCCGTCCTGCCGTCACGAGGTGACGGTCCTGCGCGAGATCGAGAACGCGCTGGACGACGTCCCGCCGGAGCTGTTCCTCGACGGCCCGGACCCCGAGGCCGACCTGCTGCTCCAGCGCACGCTGCGAGCGGCACGCGAGGAGACCGCGTCCCGCCGATCATGGGGGCGGGCGGTCCTCGCCGGTGCCGCCGCGGTGGTCGCGATCGCGCTCGCGGTGGGCGGCGGTGTCCTGCTCGGACGCTCCGGCGAGCCGCAGCAGGTCGTCGCTGACCCGTTCCCGTCCGCGACCGTGGCGGGCACCCGCACGGTCAGCGCCACCGACCCGGACACCGGCGCGGAGATGACCGCGCAGATCATCCCGGCCGACGGCTGGGTCCGGGTGAACGCGACGCTCAAGGGCATCAAGGCCGGCGAGGAGTGCCGGATGATCGTGCACCGCAAGGACACCGGCGAGGAGATCGCCAGCAGCTGGGTGATCTCGCAGAAGGCGGCGTCCGCGCCCGGCGGCTGGCCGATCACCGGCAACGCCGCGATCGCCCCCGAGGACGTGGACTCGGTCGAGATCAAGACCACCGCCGGTCGCCACCTCGTCACGGTCGACCTCTGA
- a CDS encoding sigma-70 family RNA polymerase sigma factor: protein MVRSAGQRRAPAGNEALIRSLFAEHGRALLAYVTRLTEDRALAEDIVQETILRAWRNPEVMVNGKGSVRGWLLTVARNIVIDQSRARAARPPEVAEVPYKPPVARDHADHVVNQMVVMDALEQLPPEHRDVLVQIYLRGRTIKEAADALGVPVGTVKSRTFYALRTLRDSFGGRDAGLGMVTR from the coding sequence CTGATCCGGTCGCTGTTCGCCGAACACGGACGGGCATTGCTGGCCTACGTCACCCGGCTGACCGAGGACCGGGCGCTCGCCGAGGACATCGTCCAGGAGACGATCCTCCGGGCGTGGCGAAATCCGGAGGTCATGGTGAACGGCAAGGGTTCGGTGCGGGGCTGGCTACTGACCGTGGCCCGCAACATCGTCATCGACCAGTCCAGAGCCCGGGCCGCGCGTCCTCCCGAGGTGGCGGAGGTGCCGTACAAGCCTCCGGTGGCCCGCGACCACGCCGACCACGTGGTGAACCAGATGGTCGTGATGGACGCGCTGGAGCAGCTCCCACCCGAGCACCGGGACGTCCTCGTCCAGATCTACCTGCGGGGCCGCACGATCAAGGAGGCGGCCGACGCGCTCGGTGTGCCGGTCGGAACGGTGAAGAGCAGAACATTTTACGCGCTGAGAACCTTGCGCGACTCGTTCGGCGGGCGTGACGCGGGCCTGGGGATGGTGACCCGATGA